From the genome of Aspergillus fumigatus Af293 chromosome 1, whole genome shotgun sequence, one region includes:
- the lhs1 gene encoding Hsp70 family protein has protein sequence MAPPGYRLRALSLSPVFSILILPFLLFFLSFPAPTSAAGSAVLGVDVGTEYIKAALVKPGIPLEIVLTKDSKRKESAAVAFKPTRESNAPFPERFYGGDALALAARYPDDVYANLKALLGVQFQNGDNEMVKTYHNRYPALRLEAAPGDRDTVGLRSNRLGEAERKDAFLVEELLAMQLKQIKGNADSLAGKGSDVRDVIITYPSFYTAEEKRSLELAAELAGLKVEALISDNLAVGLNYATSRTFPSVSEGQKPEYHIIYDMGAGSTTASVIRFQSRAVKDVGKFNKTVQEVQVLGTGWDRTLGGDSLNDLIVHDMVANLAEDKKLKGRATPAEIQAHGKTMARLWKDAEKVRQVLSANTETGASFESLYEEDLNFKYRITRSKFEELAADHIARIGGPIERSLAAAGLQLSDIDSIILHGGAIRTPFVQKELERITGSSEKIRTSVNADEAAVFGAAFKGAALSPSFRVKDIRASDVSSYAVLLKWASETKERQQKLFTPTSQVGPEKQVTMKNLDDFEFSFYQQIPTADEVVELPVVRVQTQNLTASVSQLKEKFGCLPANITTKFSMRLSPVDGLPEVTGGSVSCEFEVKKGGVVEDVKGFFGLGSKKDEQTPLGEEGEPTESITLEAEEPQVSTTSSAAEASTTSTKETKKASPQIKVELIPVSFTTSSLGTPALSDSEMTRIQTRLSAFDASDRDRILREEALNELESFIYRSRDLADDEEFVKALRADQLAELQEKTAFASDWLDGDGADATTSEFRAKLKSLKDIVNPALRRKQENANRPARVQLLQDSLKNSKTILDILQKQIEQDEELYSSSLSSATSTESKESSTSTTSTASSSESSSTTADPLDDFEKDPYTTPASETTSTTSTTTTPKPTGPKYSIFHPSDLSSLTKVYESTNTWLETQLALQEKLTESDDPALTVAEIDTRLKELERTMNRIYEKMGAAAAKSGKSSGDQSKENGKGNSQKPKKDKGKKEKAEKAKAPPKDEL, from the coding sequence ATGGCTCCTCCTGGATATCGATTGAGAGCGTTATCACTTTCCCCAgtcttctccatcctcatccttccctttctactcttcttcctcagcttcCCAGCTCCTACCTCCGCTGCTGGATCGGCAGTTCTTGGTGTCGACGTAGGTACCGAGTATATCAAGGCCGCGCTTGTCAAACCCGGCATTCCGCTGGAGATTGTTCTCACCAAAGACTCGAAACGAAAGGAGTCGGCAGCCGTTGCGTTCAAACCTACAAGAGAAAGCAATGCTCCATTCCCTGAGAGATTCTACGGCGGCGATGCGCTGGCCCTGGCGGCCCGTTATCCCGACGATGTTTACGCAAACCTGAAGGCCTTGCTTGGAGTTCAATTCCAGAATGGAGACAATGAGATGGTAAAGACCTATCATAACCGATATCCTGCCTTGAGGTTAGAAGCTGCCCCTGGTGACCGGGACACGGTTGGACTGCGCAGCAACAGGCTGGGCGAGGctgaaagaaaagatgcgttccttgttgaggagctCTTAGCCATGCAGCTGAAGCAGATCAAGGGCAATGCCGACAGTCTGGCCGGAAAAGGATCCGACGTTAGGGATGTGATCATTACATATCCCTCGTTCTACACCGctgaagaaaagagaagcttAGAGTTGGCAGCGGAATTGGCAGGTTTGAAAGTTGAAGCTCTCATCAGTGATAACCTTGCTGTTGGCTTGAACTACGCCACCAGCCGTACTTTCCCCAGCGTCTCCGAGGGCCAGAAACCCGAGTATCATATTATCTATGACATGGGAGCCGGATCCACCACGGCAAGTGTCATACGCTTCCAAAGTCGTGCAGTGAAGGATGTTGGGAAATTCAACAAGACTGTACAAGAAGTTCAGGTGTTGGGAACCGGCTGGGACAGGACACTTGGAGGAGATTCTCTGAACGATCTGATAGTGCACGACATGGTCGCAAATCTAGCCGAGGATAAGAAATTGAAAGGCCGCGCAACTCCCGCTGAAATCCAGGCGCATGGTAAAACCATGGCAAGGCTTTGGAAGGACGCCGAGAAGGTTCGCCAAGTTTTGAGCGCTAACACCGAGACGGGCGCCAGTTTTGAAAGTCTTTATGAGGAAGATTTGAATTTCAAATATCGTATCACTAGATCCAAATTCGAGGAGCTTGCTGCGGATCACATCGCTCGTATCGGAGGACCTATTGAGCGATCTCTGGCCGCGGCTGGGCTACAGCTCAGTGACATCGACTCTATAATTCTCCACGGTGGCGCTATCCGCACACCATTTGTACAGAAGGAGCTCGAACGCATCACTGGATCTTCTGAAAAGATCAGAACAAGCGTGAACGCTGATGAGGCAGCGGTATTTGGTGCTGCATTCAAGGGCGCTGCTCTGAGCCCCAGTTTCCGCGTCAAAGATATTAGAGCCAGCGATGTCTCGAGTTACGCTGTTCTGCTCAAGTGGGCCTCGGAGACCAAGGAAAGACAGCAGAAGCTCTTTACTCCTACTTCCCAAGTTGGTCCCGAGAAACAGGTTACAATGAAGAATCTGGATGATTTTGAGTTTAGTTTCTATCAACAAATTCCCACCGCCGATGAGGTCGTCGAGTTGCCGGTTGTCCGTGTGCAGACTCAAAATCTAACTGCTTCTGTCTCCCAGCTGAAAGAGAAGTTCGGTTGCTTGCCAGCCAATATCACTACGAAGTTTTCCATGCGTCTCAGTCCCGTTGACGGACTTCCTGAAGTTACGGGTGGATCCGTTAGCTGTGAATTCGAGGTCAAGAAGGGGGGCGTCGTCGAAGATGTGAAGGGTTTCTTCGGGCTTGGGTCCAAGAAGGATGAACAGACACCCCtaggtgaagaaggagagccCACAGAGTCGATTACgctggaagcggaagaaCCCCAAGTCTCGACAACATCctctgctgctgaagctTCCACAACGTCCACCAAGGAGACCAAGAAGGCTTCACCGCAGATCAAAGTGGAACTAATTCCCGTTAGCTTCACGACGTCGTCCCTTGGAACTCCCGCGCTATCAGATAGTGAAATGACTCGTATTCAGACCCGTCTGTCGGCCTTCGATGCTTCTGATCGGGATCGTATTCTGCGCGAGGAGGCTCTTAATGAATTGGAGTCTTTCATCTACCGAAGCCGCGATCTGGCAGACGACGAGGAATTTGTCAAAGCGCTCCGAGCCGATCAGCTGGCCGAACTCCAGGAGAAAACCGCTTTTGCCAGCGACTGGCTCGATGGCGATGGTGCTGACGCTACAACATCCGAGTTCCGGGCCAAGCTTAAGTCTTTGAAGGATATCGTCAACCCTGCTCTGAGGAGAAAACAGGAGAATGCGAATCGGCCGGCTCGtgttcagcttcttcaagactcgTTGAAAAACTCGAAAACCATTCTGGACATtttgcagaagcagattgaaCAAGACGAAGAGCTCTACTCCTCGAGTCTTTCTAGTGCAACCTCCACCGAATCCAAGGAGAGCTCAACTTCCACTACTTCAACAGCATCTTCCAGCGAGTCGTCTTCGACGACCGCTGACCCCCTCGACGATTTCGAGAAGGACCCCTACACAACGCCCGCATCCGAGACAACCTCGACCACCTCGACTACCACAACCCCTAAACCCACAGGCCCGAAGTACTCAATCTTCCATCCCTCTGACCTCTCCAGCCTCACCAAGGTCTACGAGTCCACAAATACCTGGCTCGAAACCCAGCTCGCCCTCCAGGAGAAGCTGACAGAGTCCGACGACCCGGCTTTGACAGTCGCAGAGATTGACACCCGTCTCAAGGAACTGGAACGAACGATGAACCGCATCTACGAGAAGATGGGCGCCGCGGCAGCCAAGTCTGGTAAATCGTCCGGGGACCAGTCGAAGGAGAACGGCAAGGGCAATTCCcagaagcccaagaaggacaaggggaagaaggaaaaggccgagaaggccaaggctCCTCCCAAGGATGAATTGTAA
- the dml1 gene encoding misato family protein has protein sequence MHEIITLQLGQRANYLATHFWNLQESYFTYGEAEETIIDHDVHFRPGIGADGSETYTPRTLIYDLKGAFGSLRKYNALYELSTDADPGQGLWDGKEVIQRQTPIIPSEYQKYLEQGLPAPALSSDTVRYWSDYNRLFYHPRSIVQLNDYELNSKIMPFEDWSVGDDLFGELDKEHDLLDRDLRPFAEECDQLRALQLFTSSDDAWGGFAAKYVDRLRDEFGKKAVWVWAIEGGKKVQKHNQLKRDMNKARSIHSISPQSSLYVPILDPPTRLPISISLDAQSEWQTSALISTAMETVTLPTRLRSYTDFETSLAGEDGTHKIFELQSEILPEDMSNHTQPVQNPEDRRTQASKGGSSKVKREFDLDFSYDDPNNGDSHIFNQVQVGRGYSPEKEVPKSREDLGLKRKERFYNSEPMLESFYIPLAFPILDSSPRNMFSVKHKEAKINVLAALTASSRTATKLKAMEAMAGRVIGVDERENLVNGLGEIRESYETGWMSDSDFDDD, from the exons ATGCATGAAATTATTACTCTACAACTGGGGCAACGAGCAAATTACCTTGCTACGCATTTTTGGAATCTTCAG GAATCATACTTCACGTACGGTGAAGCGGAAGAAACTATAATCGATCATGATGTCCATTTTCGACCTGGCATTGGGGCGGATGGGTCGGAAACTTACACTCCGAGGACGCTGATCTATGACTTGAAAGGTGCTTTCGGGTCCCTACGCAAATATAATGCCCTCTATGAGTTGAGCACAGATGCAGATCCGGGGCAAGGTCTATG GGACGGAAAAGAAGTCATACAGCGACAAACGCCAATCATCCCGAGCGAGTATCAAAAATACTTGGAGCAAGGGCTTCCCGCGCCGGCTCTCTCCTCCGATACCGTGCGCTACTGGTCGGACTATAACCGATTGTTCTATCATCCGCGTTCAATAGTGCAGCTCAACGATTACGAGTTGAATTCAAAGATTATGCCTTTCGAAGACTGGAGTGTCGGGGATGATTTGTTTGGAGAACTGGACAAAGAGCATGACCTACTCGACCGAGACTTGAGACCTTTTGCGGAAGAATGCGATCAATTGCGAGCCCTCCAATTATTCACAAGCTCCGATGACGCTTGGGGCGGATTTGCGGCAAAATATGTGGATAGGCTGAGAGATGAATTTGGTAAAAAAGCCGTTTGGGTATGGGCGATCGAAGGTGGAAAGAAGGTTCAAAAA CACAACCAACTCAAGCGCGATATGAACAAAGCACGATCTATACACTCCATCTCCCCACAGTCGTCGCTGTACGTGCCTATTCTAGACCCACCGACTCGTCTCCCCATATCAATTAGTCTCGACGCCCAGTCGGAATGGCAAACTTCAGCACTAATCAGTACTGCGATGGAGACGGTGACGCTTCCCACTCGTCTTCGTTCTTATACGGATTTTGAGACATCTCtagcaggagaagatggtACCCACAAAATTTTCGAGCTACAATCTGAGATACTGCCTGAGGACATGAGCAACCATACACAACCCGTTCAAAATCCAGAAGATCGGAGAACACAGGCATCGAAAGGGGGTTCCTCGAAGGTTAAGAGAGAGTTTGACTTGGACTTCTCGTATGATGATCCGAACAACGGTGACTCCCATATATTCAATCAAGTTCAAGTTGGCCGTGGATATAGTCCGGAGAAAGAGGTGCCCAAATCCAGGGAGGATCTTGGATTAAAGCGCAAGGAACGCTTTTATAACTCTGAACCGATGCTCGAAAG CTTTTACATCCCACTAGCATTCCCTATCTTGGATAGCTCTCCTCGCAACATGTTCTCAGTGAAGCATAAGGAAGCAAAGATCAACGTCCTTGCAGCGCTGACTGCTTCATCGCGAACAGCAACAAAGCTCAAGGCGATGGAAGCGATGGCTGGGCGGGTTATCGGAGTAGATGAACGAGAGAATCTCGTTAATGGCCTGGGAGAGATTCGTGAATCTTATGAGACAGGGTGGATGAGTGATTCAGATTTCGATGACGATTAA